One genomic segment of Salinigranum rubrum includes these proteins:
- a CDS encoding halocyanin domain-containing protein translates to MSGQTRRDVLRGGLAAGATALGAGAASTPAAAQGGDYDGWLSDVDNYDGTTEDLTGQESVEIEVGAQGNGGTFAFAPPAVRVSPGTTVTFNWTSNTHNVLLEEQPEASGWEGHAPIENTGFTLEHTFEVEGVYKYYCEPHLSLGMKGVVVVEESADGPVVEAEYGDWFADVDNFDGTTENLTGEESVEVEVGAQGNGGTFAFAPPAVRVSPGTTVTFNWTSNTHNVLVEQQPDGGGWEGHAPIENTGFTYEHTFETPGVYTYYCEPHLSLGMKGAVVVGAAPGGGAEGEGEASAGAIRLLQITQGLLSVVFLAILGVVAYVAINQNRYPTAEPDVPDREPVAEAAFEEPQVELEHDDFDPVGTFTVILGYFAILVLMWVFMYFVEFLGNGPTVVG, encoded by the coding sequence ATGAGTGGACAGACGCGCCGCGACGTGCTCCGCGGCGGCCTCGCCGCGGGCGCGACGGCGCTTGGAGCCGGTGCCGCATCGACTCCCGCGGCCGCACAGGGAGGCGACTACGACGGCTGGCTCTCCGACGTCGACAACTACGACGGGACGACGGAGGACCTCACGGGGCAGGAGTCGGTCGAAATCGAGGTGGGCGCACAGGGCAACGGCGGCACCTTCGCGTTCGCTCCGCCGGCGGTGCGGGTGAGTCCGGGGACGACGGTGACGTTCAACTGGACGTCGAACACCCACAACGTCCTCCTCGAAGAGCAACCCGAGGCGTCCGGCTGGGAGGGGCACGCGCCCATCGAGAACACGGGCTTCACGCTCGAACACACGTTCGAGGTCGAAGGCGTCTACAAGTACTACTGCGAGCCACACCTCTCGCTCGGGATGAAGGGCGTCGTCGTCGTCGAAGAGAGCGCCGACGGCCCCGTGGTCGAAGCCGAGTACGGCGACTGGTTCGCCGACGTCGACAACTTCGACGGCACGACGGAGAACCTCACGGGCGAGGAGTCGGTCGAAGTCGAGGTGGGCGCACAGGGCAACGGCGGCACCTTCGCGTTCGCTCCGCCGGCGGTGCGGGTGAGTCCGGGGACGACGGTGACGTTCAACTGGACGTCGAACACCCACAACGTCCTCGTCGAGCAACAGCCCGACGGCGGGGGCTGGGAGGGGCACGCGCCCATCGAGAACACGGGCTTCACGTACGAGCACACGTTCGAGACGCCCGGCGTCTACACCTACTACTGCGAGCCGCACCTCTCGCTCGGGATGAAGGGCGCTGTCGTCGTCGGTGCCGCCCCGGGCGGCGGCGCGGAGGGCGAGGGCGAGGCTTCAGCGGGCGCTATTCGGCTGCTGCAGATCACGCAGGGCCTCCTCAGCGTGGTCTTCCTCGCCATCCTCGGCGTGGTCGCGTACGTCGCCATCAACCAGAACCGGTACCCGACGGCCGAACCCGACGTTCCCGACCGCGAACCGGTCGCGGAGGCGGCGTTCGAGGAGCCACAGGTCGAACTCGAACACGACGACTTCGACCCCGTCGGGACGTTCACGGTCATCCTGGGGTACTTCGCCATCCTCGTCCTGATGTGGGTGTTCATGTACTTCGTGGAGTTCCTCGGCAACGGTCCAACGGTGGTGGGATAA
- a CDS encoding sulfite exporter TauE/SafE family protein, giving the protein MVALGGSLAGEFVAVTGVAAPELVIFLLIGLLGGAHCLGMCGPLVGLYADRMDSSTKRREVRQHALFNLGRTAGYALAGFLLGGVGVVVFDAASFARVATPVRGVVGVAAGAFILVTGATYVSGRTGRGHTPSIPGLTGVFSHVSAALTARVDRWVGGPRIVGLGMVHALLPCPILYPVYLYALARGSPVAGAVSLGLVGIGTFPTLFASGLAVGALGDVAPANRARLHRVLGVAFILLGYVPLAHGLMLLGVDVLPHVEIPVYQPLG; this is encoded by the coding sequence GTGGTCGCGCTCGGTGGGAGCCTCGCCGGTGAGTTCGTCGCCGTGACTGGCGTCGCCGCCCCCGAACTGGTCATCTTCCTCCTCATCGGTCTGCTCGGCGGGGCGCACTGTCTCGGGATGTGCGGCCCGCTCGTCGGGCTGTACGCCGACCGGATGGACTCGTCGACGAAGAGGAGAGAGGTCCGCCAGCACGCGCTGTTCAACCTGGGCCGGACGGCCGGCTACGCCCTCGCGGGCTTCCTCCTCGGCGGCGTCGGGGTGGTCGTCTTCGACGCCGCCTCGTTCGCGCGCGTCGCCACCCCGGTCCGGGGCGTCGTCGGCGTCGCCGCCGGCGCGTTCATCCTCGTCACCGGCGCGACCTACGTCTCCGGACGCACCGGCCGGGGGCACACGCCCTCGATTCCCGGCCTCACCGGCGTCTTCTCCCACGTGTCGGCGGCGCTGACCGCCCGGGTCGACCGCTGGGTGGGCGGGCCGCGCATCGTCGGGCTCGGGATGGTCCACGCCCTCCTCCCCTGTCCCATCCTCTACCCCGTCTACCTGTACGCGCTCGCTCGGGGGTCGCCGGTCGCCGGTGCGGTCTCGCTCGGTCTGGTCGGCATCGGGACGTTCCCGACGCTGTTCGCCTCGGGACTCGCCGTGGGCGCGCTCGGCGACGTCGCGCCCGCGAACCGCGCGCGGCTCCACCGCGTGCTCGGCGTCGCGTTCATCCTGTTGGGCTACGTGCCGCTCGCACACGGACTGATGCTGCTCGGGGTCGACGTGCTCCCGCACGTCGAGATTCCCGTCTACCAGCCGCTCGGATGA
- a CDS encoding RDD family protein, whose translation MERPRPQLGTENSVVVKRVLAFVIDVVLLAVVVGIAGAIFGALLGRLGGILTPLLSLVGVVYFIYMEGTYGQTLGKRLVGIVVVDEDGGACDMTASAIRNVLRLVDALPTLYIVGFAVMYLVSDRKQRVGDLVGDTVVVEAA comes from the coding sequence ATGGAACGTCCACGGCCGCAGTTGGGAACGGAGAACAGTGTCGTCGTCAAACGGGTGCTCGCGTTCGTCATCGACGTGGTCCTGCTCGCGGTCGTCGTCGGGATCGCCGGCGCGATCTTCGGGGCCCTACTCGGGCGACTGGGGGGGATACTCACGCCGCTTCTCAGTCTCGTCGGCGTCGTCTACTTCATCTACATGGAGGGGACGTACGGGCAGACGCTCGGCAAGCGCCTCGTGGGTATCGTCGTCGTCGACGAGGACGGCGGTGCGTGCGACATGACGGCTTCCGCGATCCGAAACGTCCTCCGCCTCGTCGACGCCCTCCCCACGCTCTACATCGTCGGATTCGCCGTGATGTACCTGGTATCGGACCGGAAGCAGCGGGTCGGTGACCTCGTCGGCGACACCGTCGTGGTCGAGGCCGCCTGA
- a CDS encoding cytochrome c oxidase subunit II: MEIHRFEKLWVALALLLIVGFIGTVTYGAVGAGVKMVDESGGTVDANALNDHPRFGEPGTYQVGENEYEVYVVARQFLFEPGTNEPIRVPAGSTVTFHITSSDVIHGFEVAGTNINTMVIPGQVTQITVRFEESRSYGIICHEYCGAAHHTMEGQLQVVPPSDFSSADLQNPAVADRDAPVNDADTEEEDE; this comes from the coding sequence ATGGAGATACACCGATTCGAGAAGCTCTGGGTCGCACTGGCACTCCTGCTCATCGTCGGCTTCATCGGCACCGTCACGTACGGCGCCGTCGGGGCCGGGGTGAAGATGGTCGACGAGAGCGGCGGAACCGTCGACGCCAACGCGCTGAACGACCACCCGCGCTTCGGCGAGCCCGGAACGTATCAGGTGGGAGAGAACGAGTACGAGGTGTACGTCGTCGCCCGGCAGTTCCTCTTCGAGCCCGGAACGAACGAGCCGATCCGCGTGCCGGCGGGGTCGACGGTGACGTTCCACATCACGTCGAGCGACGTCATCCACGGCTTCGAGGTCGCCGGAACGAACATCAACACGATGGTGATTCCCGGGCAGGTGACGCAGATCACTGTCCGGTTCGAAGAGTCGAGAAGCTACGGGATCATCTGCCACGAGTACTGCGGGGCGGCCCACCACACGATGGAGGGACAGCTCCAGGTCGTACCGCCGTCGGACTTCTCCAGCGCCGACCTGCAGAACCCCGCGGTCGCCGACCGGGACGCCCCCGTGAACGATGCGGACACCGAGGAGGAAGACGAATAA
- a CDS encoding DUF4013 domain-containing protein: protein MALDIEATAKYPLASDDWIKTIGIGGVLTLFAVLFVPLLLVYGYLVRVLRAGMRDSPEPPVFDEWGSLLREGVMAFVVIFVYQLIPLIVFAVTVGGSIAAMATGSRAGAGLGLAGLFGGMMISGLLALVFGYFGLVGLANFAHEGTLGSAFDVAVIKDVALSREYAIPWLYGVGFVFVAGVVTSVLNVVPVLGAIVGVFVVFYAQICAFKLWGMGFSAATGVGDTPETGATVAV, encoded by the coding sequence ATGGCTCTCGACATCGAGGCGACAGCGAAGTACCCGCTCGCGTCGGACGACTGGATAAAAACCATCGGAATCGGGGGGGTGCTGACCCTCTTTGCGGTCCTGTTCGTCCCGCTCCTCCTCGTCTACGGCTACCTCGTGCGCGTCCTCCGAGCGGGGATGCGCGACAGCCCCGAGCCACCCGTTTTCGACGAGTGGGGGTCGCTCCTTCGCGAAGGCGTCATGGCGTTCGTCGTCATCTTCGTCTACCAGTTGATTCCCCTCATCGTCTTCGCGGTGACCGTCGGTGGCTCCATCGCGGCGATGGCGACCGGGTCGCGCGCCGGGGCGGGCCTCGGTCTCGCCGGTCTGTTCGGCGGGATGATGATCTCGGGCCTGCTCGCGCTCGTCTTCGGTTACTTCGGGCTCGTGGGACTCGCCAACTTCGCCCACGAGGGAACGCTCGGTTCGGCCTTCGACGTGGCCGTCATCAAGGACGTCGCGCTCAGCCGGGAGTACGCGATCCCGTGGCTCTACGGCGTCGGGTTCGTCTTCGTCGCGGGGGTCGTGACGAGCGTCCTCAACGTCGTCCCGGTCCTGGGTGCGATCGTCGGGGTGTTCGTGGTCTTCTACGCCCAGATCTGCGCGTTCAAGCTCTGGGGCATGGGGTTTTCGGCCGCCACCGGCGTGGGCGACACTCCGGAAACGGGCGCGACAGTGGCCGTGTAG
- the meaB gene encoding methylmalonyl Co-A mutase-associated GTPase MeaB codes for MSQAELDLVEDLLGGSHRALARAITKIENRSPGYRDIVSALHEHAGSAEVIGITGSPGAGKSTLVDKLVKRYRDRGETVGVIAVDPSSPYTGGAVLGDRIRMASNVGDMDVFFRSMSARGRLGGLSTATSDAVTALDAFGKDRVVIETVGAGQNEIDIVRTADSVVVLVQPGSGDDVQMLKAGILEIGDVFVVNKADMDGTARTVAELEEMIHLRSNPRKNLDTGHHRVDEAQGASVVNGEQEEEAATWTPEVVETVATSGDGIDDLAESLAAHRTFLEESGRLREKAQTRYAEEIRRLVQSDLSDLVEREFDARGGVDAFAAAVADRETDPYTVADEVVAPVRACLEETDDG; via the coding sequence ATGAGCCAGGCCGAACTCGACCTCGTCGAGGACCTCCTCGGCGGTTCACACCGCGCACTGGCGCGGGCCATCACGAAGATCGAGAACCGCTCGCCGGGCTACCGCGACATCGTCTCGGCGCTGCACGAACACGCCGGGAGCGCCGAGGTCATCGGTATCACGGGTAGCCCCGGCGCGGGGAAGTCGACGCTCGTCGACAAACTCGTGAAGCGGTACCGCGACCGCGGAGAGACGGTCGGCGTCATCGCCGTCGACCCCTCCTCGCCGTACACGGGCGGTGCCGTCCTCGGCGACCGCATCCGGATGGCGTCGAACGTCGGCGACATGGACGTGTTCTTCCGGTCGATGTCCGCCCGCGGTCGACTCGGCGGCCTCTCGACGGCCACCTCCGACGCGGTGACCGCCCTCGACGCCTTCGGCAAGGACAGGGTCGTCATCGAGACGGTCGGGGCGGGGCAGAACGAGATAGACATCGTCCGCACCGCCGACTCCGTCGTCGTCCTCGTCCAGCCGGGGTCGGGCGACGACGTCCAGATGCTCAAGGCGGGCATCCTCGAAATCGGCGACGTCTTCGTCGTCAACAAGGCCGACATGGACGGGACCGCCCGGACGGTCGCCGAACTGGAGGAGATGATCCACCTCCGCAGCAACCCGAGGAAGAACCTCGACACCGGCCACCACCGTGTCGACGAGGCGCAGGGCGCGTCGGTCGTGAACGGCGAGCAGGAGGAAGAAGCGGCGACCTGGACGCCCGAGGTCGTCGAGACGGTCGCCACCTCCGGCGACGGCATCGACGACCTCGCCGAGTCGCTCGCGGCCCACCGCACCTTCCTGGAGGAGTCGGGTCGCCTCCGCGAGAAGGCACAGACCCGCTACGCCGAGGAGATCCGCCGGCTCGTCCAGTCGGACCTCTCGGACCTCGTCGAGCGGGAGTTCGACGCCCGCGGCGGCGTCGATGCCTTTGCGGCCGCAGTCGCCGACCGCGAGACCGACCCCTACACCGTCGCTGACGAGGTGGTCGCCCCCGTGCGCGCCTGCCTCGAAGAGACGGACGACGGGTGA
- a CDS encoding cobalamin B12-binding domain-containing protein, with protein sequence MSADAEQRTIRCLIAKVGLDGHDRGAHVIARAFRDAGFEVIYSGLHRAPAEIVQAAVQEDVDVIGISILSGAHNTLVPKIVDGLKEYDAFEDTLILVGGIIPDEDREQLKEMGVAEVFGPGTPMQETIDFVRENAPER encoded by the coding sequence ATGAGCGCAGACGCAGAGCAGCGGACCATCCGGTGTCTCATCGCCAAGGTCGGTCTCGACGGCCACGACCGGGGCGCACACGTCATCGCCCGGGCGTTCCGCGACGCCGGTTTCGAGGTCATCTACTCGGGACTCCACCGCGCGCCGGCCGAAATCGTCCAGGCCGCCGTCCAGGAGGACGTCGACGTCATCGGCATCTCTATCCTCTCGGGAGCGCACAACACGCTGGTGCCGAAGATCGTCGACGGTCTGAAGGAGTACGACGCGTTCGAGGACACCCTCATCCTCGTGGGGGGTATCATCCCCGACGAGGACCGCGAGCAGTTGAAAGAGATGGGCGTCGCCGAGGTGTTCGGCCCGGGCACGCCGATGCAGGAGACCATCGACTTCGTCCGCGAGAACGCGCCCGAACGATAA
- a CDS encoding b(o/a)3-type cytochrome-c oxidase subunit 1 gives MAFADEYKETAGEAIPIDREAFVDQYPHDAFIVRLNLAVAFGALGVGGLFGLIQALHRTGIYRGFVSSADYYTLLTGHGVLLALVFTTFFITGIFSWAVVASLDEKLSERLSKLWFGTMFVGTLLAGFAIVGGLTGGPVSADVLFTFYAPMAASPIFYLGAALLIVGSWVAGVDWFLAYRRWRAEHPDERIPLRTFMVLSTMLMWYISTLGVAIEVVVFLLPWSLGLIPAVDPLLTRTLFWYFGHPVVYFWLMPAYLVWYTILPKLSGGRLFSDPLARVVFILFVILSTPVGFHHQYVDPGIAEGFKFIAMTNTMFLLLPSLLTAFTVVASMEHGARQRGGTGRLGWLRALPWDNPAFSGCALAGLMFAAGGFSGMINAGMNINYLIHNTLWVPGHFHLTVGTAAALTFMAITYWLLPQVTGKNLKLKTVAMVQPFTWFVGMTLMSNAMHRAGLAGVPRRTAEPQYANVEFENVIGGIAEMRLQIAIGGTILFIALLMFLAVVVATWFGERSAKLEVNSELPKPLSGPEHSPVVLDDLRIWALIAIVLVAIAYGPPLWSMVADGLFAPGSPPIPV, from the coding sequence ATGGCTTTCGCAGACGAGTACAAAGAGACGGCCGGTGAAGCGATTCCGATAGACAGAGAGGCGTTCGTCGACCAGTACCCCCACGACGCGTTCATCGTCCGGCTGAACCTCGCGGTGGCGTTCGGCGCGCTCGGCGTCGGTGGCCTCTTCGGCCTCATCCAGGCGCTCCACCGGACGGGCATCTACCGCGGGTTCGTCTCGTCGGCGGACTACTACACCCTCTTGACGGGCCACGGCGTCCTGCTCGCGCTGGTGTTCACGACGTTCTTCATCACCGGTATCTTCTCGTGGGCGGTCGTCGCGAGCCTCGACGAGAAACTGAGCGAGCGGCTGTCGAAACTGTGGTTCGGCACGATGTTCGTCGGCACGCTCCTGGCCGGGTTCGCCATCGTCGGCGGACTGACGGGAGGGCCGGTGAGCGCCGACGTCCTCTTCACGTTCTACGCGCCGATGGCGGCGAGCCCGATTTTCTACCTCGGGGCGGCGCTGCTCATCGTCGGCTCGTGGGTCGCCGGGGTCGACTGGTTCCTCGCCTACCGCAGGTGGCGCGCGGAACACCCCGACGAGCGCATCCCGCTCCGGACGTTCATGGTGCTGTCCACGATGCTCATGTGGTACATCTCCACCCTGGGGGTGGCCATCGAGGTGGTCGTCTTCCTCCTGCCGTGGTCGCTCGGGCTCATCCCCGCCGTCGACCCCCTCCTGACGAGAACGCTGTTCTGGTACTTCGGCCACCCGGTCGTGTACTTCTGGCTGATGCCCGCGTACCTGGTGTGGTACACTATTCTCCCCAAACTCTCGGGCGGGCGGCTCTTCTCGGACCCGCTCGCGCGGGTGGTGTTCATCCTCTTCGTCATCCTCTCGACGCCGGTCGGCTTCCACCACCAGTACGTCGACCCCGGCATCGCCGAGGGCTTCAAGTTCATCGCGATGACGAACACGATGTTCCTGCTTCTCCCCTCGTTGCTGACCGCGTTCACCGTCGTCGCCTCCATGGAACACGGCGCGAGACAGCGCGGCGGGACCGGTCGGCTGGGCTGGCTCCGCGCGCTCCCGTGGGACAACCCCGCGTTTTCGGGCTGTGCGCTCGCGGGGCTGATGTTCGCCGCCGGCGGCTTCTCCGGGATGATCAACGCCGGGATGAACATCAATTACCTCATCCACAACACGCTGTGGGTGCCCGGCCACTTCCACCTCACCGTGGGGACGGCCGCGGCGCTGACGTTCATGGCCATCACCTACTGGCTCCTCCCACAGGTGACGGGCAAGAACCTCAAACTGAAGACGGTCGCGATGGTCCAGCCGTTCACCTGGTTCGTCGGCATGACGCTCATGTCGAACGCGATGCACCGCGCGGGGCTCGCGGGCGTCCCCCGGCGCACCGCCGAACCGCAGTACGCGAACGTCGAGTTCGAGAACGTCATCGGCGGTATCGCGGAGATGCGCCTCCAGATCGCCATCGGCGGGACCATCCTCTTCATCGCCCTCCTGATGTTCCTCGCCGTCGTCGTCGCGACGTGGTTCGGCGAGCGGAGCGCGAAACTGGAGGTCAACAGCGAACTCCCGAAGCCGCTGTCGGGGCCCGAACACAGCCCGGTCGTCCTCGACGACCTGCGCATCTGGGCGCTCATCGCCATCGTCCTCGTCGCCATCGCCTACGGCCCGCCGCTGTGGTCGATGGTCGCTGACGGCCTCTTCGCGCCGGGGAGCCCGCCGATACCGGTCTGA